A genomic segment from Legionella micdadei encodes:
- a CDS encoding PAS domain-containing hybrid sensor histidine kinase/response regulator, with the protein MQSKAKILELLKIVAPILPAPIYWEDVNSVLLGGNEAVFNATGAMLPEAYVGKTLFELYPADMAAHIKQHNEEVMRTGKILSQEEAIRDISTGELKYFTAIKAPLRDDEGNIIGIVGTSIDITEQKKLLDDLKLAKEIAESANQAKTEFIANMSHDIRTPLSGIIGMSHFLEENTDDPEEKQYALWVNQSGEQLLKLLNGVLDVVSAAHLSEGDIVAESIDLRQSIEDIVRLERPTIHAKHLEFKVDIDDSVPQYIICDRFKLNRILLNLVGNAIKFTQKGYIELAIKQISQSGRTVILRFSVRDTGPGIPKSLQSKVFEQFYRISPSYKGDHHGHGIGLHIAEKYVALLGGQIQLESVEGQGTTFFFTLPLTIGQEEKAVPSTRLSQKIKQSSSRRISNPHDKKISTSINSSPLATLLLIEDNEIALRMIEVTAEKSGCHYVSTNNGEDALQLAKSKKFDLIITDIGLPGISGNELTRQIRKWEECEDKKPIPIIGLTAHGLTEAENESLKAGMNQVISKPIKLTVLQSVLAQFLPQKEGLSSSTEAEKQFLGLDLPDTKEELFKLDGYPLLDVQEGISNLGEEIILRDLLNSMISEEIPKTITRLEEAYKAQNWESIEKLAHHFKSAALYCGTTRLKYACQYVERYRKAGHEELLDELYHQLINVIQKTNHHIREWLKPIL; encoded by the coding sequence GTGCAAAGCAAGGCGAAAATTCTTGAACTCCTTAAGATAGTTGCCCCTATTCTTCCAGCCCCCATATATTGGGAAGATGTGAATAGTGTGCTTCTAGGAGGAAATGAGGCAGTATTTAATGCGACAGGAGCAATGTTGCCTGAGGCCTACGTGGGTAAAACGCTTTTTGAATTATATCCTGCCGATATGGCAGCCCATATTAAACAGCACAATGAAGAAGTGATGAGAACTGGGAAAATTCTTTCTCAAGAAGAAGCCATACGCGATATTTCAACAGGCGAATTAAAGTATTTTACTGCAATTAAAGCCCCGTTACGTGATGATGAAGGAAATATTATTGGTATTGTTGGCACCTCGATTGACATCACCGAACAAAAAAAATTACTTGATGATTTAAAACTTGCTAAGGAAATTGCCGAATCTGCTAACCAAGCTAAAACTGAATTTATAGCGAATATGAGCCATGACATTCGCACACCGCTCTCTGGCATCATCGGAATGTCACACTTTTTAGAAGAAAACACAGACGATCCAGAAGAGAAACAATACGCATTGTGGGTCAATCAAAGCGGGGAGCAATTACTAAAATTGCTCAATGGGGTCCTTGATGTCGTTTCTGCTGCTCATCTGTCTGAAGGTGATATTGTGGCTGAGAGCATTGATCTTCGCCAAAGCATAGAAGATATTGTCCGGTTAGAAAGACCGACCATCCATGCAAAACACCTTGAATTCAAAGTCGATATTGACGACAGCGTTCCACAATATATTATTTGCGATCGCTTTAAACTAAACCGCATTTTGCTTAATTTGGTTGGCAATGCGATAAAATTCACGCAAAAAGGATACATTGAGCTTGCGATAAAGCAAATTAGCCAATCTGGACGAACTGTTATCTTAAGATTCAGTGTCAGAGATACAGGTCCCGGTATTCCAAAGTCTTTGCAATCGAAAGTCTTTGAGCAATTTTATCGGATTAGTCCGTCCTATAAAGGTGATCATCATGGTCATGGGATTGGGCTTCATATTGCAGAGAAATATGTCGCTTTATTAGGCGGCCAAATCCAATTAGAAAGTGTTGAGGGGCAGGGCACAACGTTTTTTTTTACCCTACCTTTAACCATCGGCCAGGAGGAAAAGGCTGTTCCTTCCACCAGACTATCTCAAAAAATTAAGCAATCATCGTCTCGCCGAATTTCAAATCCCCACGACAAAAAAATTTCAACTTCTATTAATTCGAGTCCTTTGGCAACGCTCTTGTTAATCGAAGATAACGAAATTGCTTTAAGAATGATTGAGGTAACTGCAGAGAAAAGTGGTTGCCATTATGTTTCAACGAATAATGGCGAGGATGCCCTTCAATTAGCTAAATCGAAAAAATTTGATTTAATTATTACCGATATTGGTTTACCTGGTATATCTGGTAATGAATTAACACGCCAAATACGCAAATGGGAAGAATGTGAAGATAAAAAGCCAATCCCAATTATTGGTTTAACTGCGCACGGATTAACCGAAGCAGAAAATGAATCGCTAAAAGCAGGTATGAATCAAGTTATTTCCAAACCAATTAAGTTAACTGTCCTCCAATCTGTGCTTGCTCAATTCCTACCTCAAAAAGAGGGGCTATCTTCTTCAACAGAGGCTGAAAAACAATTTTTAGGATTGGATTTACCCGATACGAAGGAAGAGTTGTTTAAGCTCGATGGTTATCCTTTACTGGATGTGCAAGAAGGTATTTCTAACCTTGGCGAAGAGATTATTTTAAGGGATTTGCTTAACTCTATGATTTCAGAAGAAATACCTAAAACGATAACTCGCTTAGAGGAAGCCTATAAAGCACAGAATTGGGAATCAATTGAAAAATTGGCACATCATTTTAAAAGTGCTGCTCTTTATTGCGGGACTACTAGGTTAAAATACGCGTGTCAATATGTGGAGCGATATCGCAAAGCGGGGCATGAGGAATTATTAGATGAGCTTTACCATCAGCTCATAAACGTCATCCAGAAGACGAACCACCACATTCGCGAGTGGTTAAAGCCTATACTGTAG
- a CDS encoding non-ribosomal peptide synthetase, which translates to MRKYHAPNSLLPFYLAEQGRTNNSQNRYNLCFSYYLTSESQVTLLVEMLQKLIKLKAHLRQTFTLEHDTLVARIHNELPANIHYITSSAAELDNLERTLVNEPHDFAKHSAIRLSIIKITDRSSYLAFFNIHHILMDGLSLDGFINDLNQLIEGKSVASESADDYIAKVKNETALQQDINNPELDAYLQEVYDIADNMEYQITHNNSELCYFTRAMPQDLRQKLISASKEYTLSIFNLLLLAWGVFICKLGNQKSILINYPVNIRNDKSIPGCFINLNVLPLRLAPEESYLTLIKQQRDKLPFYRLLSRIELRNRLHFAPTSSFASSNFAKPANIIIDNQSFPGKSYPQIANANLSVKYKEEGDLFLFSMDVLSDLFPDYVSSSLLPRFFNYCNKLLDNPTVALSTIDLTFEREKKLILSEFNQTLQGFPQGETLIDLFEAQVERTPDRIALVFEGIKFTYEELNQKANQLAHYLAIQHQVKPDDIIALLLERNEHMLMAILAVLKTGGAYVPLDLSYPFERIEYILDDTKVKMVLTNEIHRDKLAPLINYRDYEYKAGTIRVDIIAIDSYGIQKKLSELDVTNVITADTSANLAYVIYTSGTTGQPKGVMIEHKSVINTLYALNWVYKKDDNADKPLKITAFTSYAFDVSVSEFFVPLLRGDELHLLSNTLRRDILATSKYINEHEINYVYLPPVLLANLPRIKYPSLQAIIYAGEPCDRETAHYWSNKVKLYNYYGPTEASIYATGKQIEVDEVNLIGKPIANTTAYVLNQERQPLPIGIVGELYIGGQGLAKGYLNKRELTAERFIANPFQTEDEKIRGVNSRLYKTGDLVRWHPDGNLEYLGRNDFQVKIRGYRIELGEIENALLSYPDIRQAVVLVKNFADTDDASVTHNILVAYYVSPERIDQHNLDAHLTLYLPDYMHPSAMVHLTQLPVTPNGKLDRNALPMPELTLTQNYIAPTNDKETLVCGAFAKVLSLSKVGIDDDFFKIGGNSISAISLVATLQVNFNINVMDIFNLKTPKKIAKNIPFIKDNLKHHLEKIRTDYLEKAHCVLNEAPFQKKLDHYFESIQHLEITSLKNSVSHVLLTGATGFLGCNLLHTFLTTTDYSVFLLVRANSDHEAFERVNKKFEYYFDSNLLHFHNKRLFVYAGDIEKKDLGISKETYQTLVTQIDSIIHSAALTKHYGEYDTFYLANVQATSHLLELCKLTHLKHFHYISTTSVLNEGYIPNCDYYIFTEDDEGNNLEDRTNIYVKTKYEGEKIVIKYRKHGVIGNIYRVGNLAFIASNQKAQENSNENGFFTRLRCLINLKMIAPEIGIEEVSPVDSTAQAIVKLFNCTGFNNTTFHVFNPTPCNLSEILSQEDTFNVEQVAIDQFITKIIKQLDNPDYHQTIELFLLHRRWLNEHHDYSTSFRILQDKTQAILKKLGFDWPKLTHEIVINYLKKEMHRAKQGENS; encoded by the coding sequence ATGAGAAAATACCATGCACCCAATAGCTTGTTACCTTTTTATCTTGCTGAGCAGGGTCGGACTAATAATTCGCAAAACAGATACAATTTATGTTTTTCTTATTACTTAACTAGTGAAAGCCAAGTTACTTTGTTAGTGGAGATGCTGCAAAAGTTAATTAAGTTGAAGGCGCACCTACGGCAAACATTTACCCTTGAGCATGATACGTTAGTTGCTCGTATCCACAATGAATTACCCGCAAACATTCATTATATTACCTCGAGCGCAGCCGAGCTTGATAATCTTGAAAGAACACTTGTAAACGAACCGCATGATTTCGCAAAACACTCAGCAATTCGACTCAGTATAATAAAGATAACCGACAGAAGCAGTTATCTGGCATTTTTTAATATTCATCACATCCTTATGGATGGACTTAGCCTTGATGGATTCATAAATGATTTAAATCAATTAATCGAAGGCAAAAGCGTAGCAAGTGAAAGTGCAGACGATTACATAGCAAAGGTAAAAAATGAGACGGCTTTGCAACAGGATATCAATAATCCTGAGTTAGATGCTTATCTTCAGGAAGTTTATGATATTGCTGATAATATGGAATATCAAATAACTCATAATAATTCGGAGCTTTGCTATTTTACCCGCGCGATGCCCCAAGATTTGCGTCAAAAGCTAATAAGTGCAAGCAAGGAGTATACCCTCAGTATTTTTAATTTATTGTTGTTAGCTTGGGGGGTGTTTATTTGTAAGTTAGGCAACCAAAAAAGCATCCTGATCAATTATCCAGTGAATATTCGCAATGATAAATCAATACCAGGTTGTTTTATCAACTTAAATGTTTTGCCATTGCGCCTTGCGCCAGAAGAATCCTATCTAACTTTAATCAAGCAACAAAGAGATAAACTTCCTTTTTATAGATTGCTTTCAAGGATTGAGCTGCGCAATAGACTACACTTTGCTCCTACTTCGAGTTTTGCAAGTTCGAATTTCGCAAAACCTGCGAATATTATCATTGATAACCAATCCTTCCCAGGCAAAAGCTACCCGCAAATTGCGAATGCAAATTTAAGCGTAAAGTATAAAGAAGAAGGAGATTTGTTCTTATTTAGTATGGATGTTTTGTCAGATTTGTTTCCGGATTATGTTTCATCTTCCCTTCTTCCACGTTTTTTTAATTACTGCAATAAATTATTGGATAATCCAACGGTAGCATTATCAACTATTGATTTAACTTTTGAACGGGAAAAAAAATTAATTCTGTCCGAATTTAATCAGACATTACAAGGCTTTCCTCAAGGAGAGACACTTATCGATCTTTTCGAAGCGCAAGTGGAAAGAACACCTGATAGGATCGCACTTGTTTTTGAAGGGATTAAGTTTACTTACGAAGAGCTTAATCAAAAAGCCAATCAGCTTGCCCATTACCTGGCCATCCAACATCAGGTCAAACCAGACGACATCATTGCGCTACTGCTGGAAAGAAATGAACACATGTTGATGGCTATCTTGGCAGTTTTAAAAACGGGTGGTGCTTATGTACCGCTTGATTTAAGTTACCCCTTCGAACGAATCGAATATATTCTTGACGATACAAAAGTTAAAATGGTGCTCACGAATGAAATTCACCGCGATAAATTAGCTCCCCTCATTAATTACCGTGATTATGAATATAAAGCAGGGACTATCCGGGTTGATATTATTGCAATCGACAGTTACGGAATTCAAAAAAAATTAAGTGAGCTTGATGTAACTAATGTCATTACTGCTGACACAAGTGCCAATCTTGCTTACGTCATATACACGAGCGGAACAACTGGCCAACCTAAAGGAGTAATGATTGAACATAAAAGTGTGATCAATACTCTCTATGCTTTGAATTGGGTTTATAAGAAGGATGACAATGCTGATAAGCCGTTAAAAATTACCGCTTTCACTAGTTATGCTTTTGATGTCTCCGTTTCAGAATTTTTTGTACCGCTTTTGCGTGGGGACGAATTGCATCTTTTGAGTAATACATTAAGAAGGGATATATTAGCAACAAGTAAATATATTAATGAGCATGAAATCAACTACGTTTATCTACCGCCTGTTTTACTGGCCAATTTACCCCGTATTAAATACCCTTCTTTACAAGCAATCATTTATGCAGGCGAGCCCTGTGATAGGGAAACAGCACATTATTGGTCAAATAAGGTCAAGCTATATAATTACTATGGACCTACTGAAGCATCTATTTATGCAACAGGCAAACAGATAGAAGTTGATGAGGTGAATTTAATTGGTAAACCTATCGCCAATACGACAGCCTATGTACTCAACCAAGAAAGACAACCGCTTCCAATTGGCATTGTAGGTGAGCTCTATATTGGTGGGCAGGGACTTGCAAAAGGCTACTTAAATAAACGCGAGTTAACCGCAGAACGCTTTATTGCAAATCCATTTCAGACTGAGGATGAAAAAATCCGAGGGGTCAATAGCCGCCTCTATAAGACTGGTGATTTGGTCCGCTGGCATCCAGACGGTAATTTAGAATACTTAGGACGTAATGATTTTCAAGTAAAAATAAGAGGGTATCGGATTGAACTAGGCGAAATTGAAAATGCGCTCCTCAGTTATCCTGATATCAGACAAGCTGTGGTGCTTGTAAAAAATTTTGCCGATACGGACGATGCGTCAGTTACTCACAACATTTTAGTTGCTTATTATGTTTCCCCTGAAAGAATAGACCAGCACAACCTTGATGCCCATCTTACCCTCTACTTACCGGATTATATGCATCCGAGTGCAATGGTGCATTTAACCCAATTACCGGTGACACCTAATGGCAAGTTAGATAGAAATGCGCTCCCTATGCCAGAGTTAACCCTAACCCAGAATTATATTGCACCAACTAACGATAAAGAAACTTTAGTTTGTGGCGCTTTTGCCAAGGTCCTGAGTTTGAGCAAAGTGGGAATTGATGATGATTTTTTTAAAATAGGGGGGAACTCTATAAGTGCTATTAGTCTTGTAGCTACCCTACAAGTCAATTTTAATATTAATGTAATGGACATTTTTAACCTAAAAACGCCCAAAAAAATTGCTAAGAACATCCCCTTTATTAAAGATAATTTGAAACATCATTTGGAAAAAATTCGCACTGATTACCTGGAAAAAGCGCACTGCGTATTAAATGAAGCACCATTTCAGAAAAAACTAGATCACTATTTTGAAAGCATTCAGCATTTAGAAATTACTTCTCTTAAAAATTCCGTAAGCCATGTGCTGCTTACTGGTGCTACGGGCTTTTTGGGGTGTAATTTACTTCATACCTTTTTAACCACAACTGATTACAGTGTTTTTTTGTTAGTCCGAGCTAATTCGGATCATGAGGCCTTTGAGCGGGTCAACAAGAAGTTTGAGTATTATTTTGACAGTAATTTACTCCATTTCCATAATAAACGCCTGTTTGTTTACGCAGGCGATATTGAGAAAAAAGATTTAGGGATTTCAAAGGAAACCTATCAAACACTAGTGACCCAAATTGATAGTATTATCCATTCAGCAGCACTCACCAAGCATTACGGCGAATACGACACATTTTATTTGGCGAATGTGCAAGCGACAAGTCATCTTTTAGAGCTTTGTAAGTTAACTCACTTAAAGCATTTTCATTATATTTCGACAACTTCAGTGCTAAACGAAGGCTATATTCCCAATTGTGACTATTATATTTTTACCGAAGATGATGAAGGTAACAATTTAGAAGATCGCACGAATATTTATGTCAAAACGAAGTATGAAGGGGAAAAAATTGTTATTAAGTACAGAAAACACGGGGTTATTGGCAATATATATCGTGTAGGCAATTTAGCCTTTATAGCGTCTAACCAGAAAGCACAAGAAAACAGTAATGAGAATGGTTTTTTTACTCGCCTTCGATGTTTAATTAATTTAAAGATGATTGCGCCTGAAATTGGTATTGAGGAAGTTTCGCCAGTTGATTCAACGGCACAGGCCATAGTAAAACTGTTTAATTGCACCGGATTTAATAATACTACCTTTCACGTTTTTAACCCGACTCCCTGTAATTTAAGTGAGATTCTTTCACAAGAGGATACCTTTAATGTTGAGCAAGTGGCTATCGATCAATTTATTACAAAGATTATCAAGCAGTTAGATAATCCGGATTATCACCAGACCATCGAGCTTTTTTTACTTCATCGACGTTGGTTAAATGAGCACCATGATTATTCAACGTCATTTCGAATACTACAAGATAAAACCCAAGCGATATTGAAAAAATTGGGGTTCGATTGGCCTAAACTTACACATGAGATAGTAATCAACTATTTGAAAAAGGAAATGCATCGTGCAAAGCAAGGCGAAAATTCTTGA
- a CDS encoding response regulator, with protein MMNSRLKLKNKSDIIELLFNSMPFSYVFWKNKQGVYLGANTNQIKLFGKAGKDFIGKTIFQVLKDPDSAKLIDEIDNRIMQDGIPAILEEPVVTPQGEKKFFLSQKQPIRDHNNVIIGLLGFSIDITERKKMEEELRKAKELAEAANKAKTEFLENMRHDIRTPLSGIVGFADIIKMESNSLQVKEYAENLVASSHALLNLLDEVLEAIRVSSGEIPKLKKKFNLQKTLQQIIELNRAKAAQKRLKMTFDYDPHIPRYLIGDKIRIHRIVLELVANALNFTDSGFIKLFASLAKRNHREIIVRLIVEDSGIGIPKDKQQEIFLQFKRLTPSYQGIYKGAGLGLSVIKQFIDELSGEIYVESEPGKGTRFTCILPLQESLLDDEFGVDSEMENAIDKPYETTYAQEIKPIQNESTKKHRVLIVEDNAIAQTVAKSILAQLDCQADVAESGNKAIEMWKAKSYDLIFMDIGLPDLDGYQVTHLIRVQELAKKSHTPIIALTAHAGEENKKRCIDAGMNAVLTKPLTAKSCTDIVDAFIPGRHHNRVQQESSDYHSDLPEQAEDLFNLSPFPLLDIDEGVRTTGSEDALAEMLVFMMDESLPKDLSEMKKAHEIGDWDKAQQLAHKIKGGAVYVGNVRVKVACQYLERYWKTGQRDLLEKLYQQILWVIEESLQEISYWLENR; from the coding sequence ATGATGAACTCTCGTTTAAAGTTGAAGAATAAATCAGACATTATTGAACTGCTTTTCAATAGCATGCCTTTTTCTTACGTTTTTTGGAAAAACAAGCAAGGTGTCTACTTAGGAGCGAATACGAATCAAATTAAACTTTTTGGAAAGGCTGGAAAGGATTTTATTGGTAAAACTATTTTCCAGGTACTTAAAGATCCAGATTCGGCTAAGTTAATTGATGAGATTGATAATCGAATAATGCAAGATGGCATACCCGCTATTCTGGAGGAGCCAGTAGTTACTCCACAAGGAGAAAAAAAATTCTTCCTTTCGCAAAAACAACCTATTAGAGATCATAACAATGTAATAATAGGACTCCTTGGATTTTCCATAGATATAACCGAACGCAAAAAAATGGAAGAAGAGTTGCGTAAAGCCAAAGAATTAGCGGAAGCAGCCAATAAAGCAAAAACCGAGTTTTTAGAAAACATGCGTCATGATATTCGCACCCCGCTCTCTGGGATTGTTGGTTTTGCGGATATTATTAAAATGGAATCTAATAGTCTGCAAGTCAAAGAATACGCCGAAAATTTAGTTGCCTCGAGTCATGCTTTACTTAATTTACTGGACGAAGTGCTGGAGGCTATTAGGGTTAGTTCCGGGGAAATTCCTAAATTAAAGAAAAAATTTAATCTACAGAAAACATTGCAGCAAATTATCGAACTTAATCGCGCCAAAGCTGCCCAGAAAAGGCTTAAAATGACTTTCGATTATGATCCTCATATTCCTCGGTATTTAATTGGAGATAAGATACGTATTCATCGCATTGTTTTGGAGTTAGTTGCCAACGCACTAAATTTTACCGACAGCGGGTTTATTAAGTTGTTTGCATCACTTGCAAAACGCAACCACCGCGAAATCATTGTCCGGCTCATTGTGGAAGACTCAGGAATTGGCATCCCTAAAGACAAACAACAAGAAATATTTTTACAATTTAAGCGATTAACCCCTTCTTATCAGGGTATCTATAAAGGCGCAGGCCTTGGTCTTTCTGTGATTAAGCAATTTATAGACGAATTAAGTGGTGAAATTTATGTCGAAAGCGAGCCTGGAAAGGGTACCCGATTTACCTGTATTTTGCCGCTTCAAGAATCCCTCCTTGACGATGAATTCGGCGTTGATAGCGAAATGGAAAACGCCATCGATAAGCCCTATGAAACTACCTATGCCCAAGAAATAAAGCCTATTCAAAACGAATCGACAAAAAAACATCGTGTTTTGATTGTCGAGGATAATGCCATTGCTCAGACTGTAGCAAAATCCATTTTAGCCCAATTGGATTGCCAAGCCGATGTTGCCGAAAGTGGGAATAAAGCAATCGAAATGTGGAAAGCAAAGTCTTACGATTTGATTTTTATGGATATTGGTTTACCTGATTTAGACGGATATCAAGTAACCCATCTCATTCGTGTTCAAGAACTGGCAAAAAAATCCCATACACCCATTATTGCACTGACAGCCCATGCAGGGGAGGAAAATAAAAAACGCTGTATCGATGCTGGAATGAATGCGGTTCTCACTAAGCCATTGACTGCAAAGAGTTGCACTGACATCGTGGATGCCTTCATTCCGGGTAGACATCACAATAGAGTCCAACAAGAGTCTTCAGACTACCATTCTGATTTGCCGGAGCAAGCAGAGGATTTATTCAATCTTTCCCCCTTTCCACTCTTAGACATTGATGAAGGTGTTAGAACAACTGGGAGCGAGGATGCATTGGCCGAAATGTTGGTTTTTATGATGGATGAATCGCTGCCAAAAGATTTGTCTGAAATGAAGAAGGCGCACGAAATTGGCGATTGGGATAAAGCCCAGCAACTTGCCCATAAAATTAAGGGTGGGGCTGTTTATGTGGGAAATGTTAGAGTGAAAGTGGCTTGCCAATACCTTGAGCGCTATTGGAAAACGGGGCAGCGCGATTTACTAGAGAAGCTTTATCAGCAAATTTTGTGGGTGATTGAGGAAAGTCTACAGGAAATTTCTTATTGGCTAGAAAATCGTTAA
- a CDS encoding ATP-grasp domain-containing protein, translating to MITRNFHQISFKEVEPILLKYIRLYGRKNINLLTNEESTQLVCAQLREKYCIPGNKTEQLLPFVNKIVSKNKLQGKIRTPNFIQFNKSEYKNNPPKYLQHLINKIGFPMFIKPIDLVSSIGTHYITDLNTLKSAVEQILVVPYEFEVDEYIEGDLYHCDMLVHNNEIRFFMAGKYAYPLARFSKGSPMGSIPVKDEKLLTSLEEFSRNILINLGFFSSAFHIEIFRKEDSGELIFLEAAARTPGALVPNMYEIIFNVHLEELHYKVQIEPSYDLKINKSGNYAGWLTFPKIKGKLIEVKSPSIPINNKIINFVQSGEELEQAQSLLDSSCSIVFWDECFQKLEETFESLKNHQPLILHTT from the coding sequence ATGATTACTAGAAATTTTCATCAGATTAGCTTTAAAGAAGTAGAACCCATTTTGTTAAAATATATTCGTTTGTATGGCAGAAAAAATATTAACCTATTAACAAATGAAGAAAGTACTCAACTCGTTTGTGCTCAACTACGTGAAAAATATTGTATTCCTGGTAATAAAACAGAGCAGCTTCTGCCTTTTGTTAACAAAATAGTGTCAAAGAATAAGCTTCAAGGAAAAATAAGAACCCCTAATTTTATTCAATTTAATAAATCCGAATATAAAAACAATCCCCCAAAATACTTGCAGCATTTAATAAATAAAATTGGATTTCCAATGTTTATCAAACCTATCGATTTAGTGAGTAGCATTGGAACGCATTACATAACAGATCTTAATACTTTAAAATCAGCTGTCGAACAAATTTTAGTTGTGCCATATGAATTTGAGGTAGATGAATACATCGAAGGCGATTTGTATCATTGTGATATGCTCGTCCATAACAATGAAATTAGATTTTTTATGGCAGGTAAATATGCTTATCCTCTGGCAAGGTTTTCCAAAGGAAGTCCTATGGGCAGCATACCTGTCAAGGATGAAAAACTACTTACTAGCCTAGAAGAATTTAGTCGTAACATTTTAATTAATCTTGGCTTCTTCTCCTCTGCTTTCCACATAGAAATATTTCGAAAAGAAGATTCAGGAGAATTAATTTTTCTTGAAGCAGCGGCCAGAACGCCAGGAGCATTAGTACCTAATATGTACGAAATTATTTTTAATGTTCATCTCGAGGAATTACATTATAAGGTACAAATTGAGCCTTCTTACGATTTAAAAATCAACAAATCAGGGAATTATGCTGGTTGGCTAACTTTCCCTAAAATAAAAGGGAAATTAATTGAAGTAAAAAGCCCTAGTATTCCTATAAATAATAAAATAATTAATTTTGTTCAATCTGGTGAAGAACTTGAGCAAGCACAAAGCCTTCTCGACAGCTCTTGCAGTATAGTTTTTTGGGACGAATGTTTTCAAAAATTAGAAGAAACCTTTGAGTCTCTTAAAAATCATCAACCATTGATACTACATACAACATAA
- a CDS encoding PepSY domain-containing protein gives MRMKTIVLTSLVLSASVAFADVTTPPKVTIQQALSAAEKAGYTDIRKIKYEDGQWEVKGLNAQGKKFKIKIDATTGALSEEDKD, from the coding sequence ATGAGAATGAAAACGATTGTCCTCACATCCTTGGTCTTAAGCGCCTCAGTCGCTTTTGCGGATGTAACCACTCCACCTAAAGTGACTATTCAGCAAGCGCTGTCTGCAGCTGAAAAGGCAGGATATACCGATATTCGGAAAATTAAATACGAAGACGGTCAATGGGAAGTGAAGGGGTTAAACGCTCAAGGTAAGAAGTTTAAGATAAAAATTGATGCAACGACCGGAGCTCTCTCTGAGGAAGACAAAGACTAA
- a CDS encoding oxidoreductase: MMKKTWFITGASRGIGAEIVKKSLEAGDNVVATAREASKLISQFGNLPNLLSLTLDVTIAAQIDVAVDAAIKKFGHIDVLVNNAGYGHLGVFEESTPEEVRAEFNTNVFGLMDVTRSIIPLMREQRRGHILNISSIAGLRGNFGGALYNSSKFAVEGFSQSIAEELAPFGIYVTAVSPGFFRTDFLDQRSVKHLNRSINDYDQVMNDYQAFINNRSHQQLGDPKKLADVIRKLVDVKNPPVSFVAGSDAVEWLENTVAQKEAELKDWKTLSLTTDGDW; the protein is encoded by the coding sequence ATGATGAAAAAGACATGGTTTATAACAGGTGCATCTCGTGGTATCGGGGCAGAAATAGTAAAAAAATCACTTGAGGCGGGTGATAATGTTGTCGCAACCGCGCGTGAGGCAAGTAAACTAATATCCCAATTTGGGAATTTACCTAACTTACTTTCACTAACACTTGATGTCACCATTGCAGCGCAAATAGATGTTGCTGTAGACGCTGCCATTAAAAAATTTGGCCATATTGATGTGCTTGTTAATAATGCAGGCTACGGTCATCTGGGCGTTTTTGAAGAGTCTACCCCCGAAGAAGTTCGCGCTGAATTCAATACTAATGTGTTTGGCCTCATGGATGTAACGAGATCAATTATACCCCTCATGCGTGAGCAACGCCGAGGACATATTTTGAATATTTCGTCAATTGCTGGACTTCGAGGAAATTTTGGAGGTGCGCTTTATAATTCCAGTAAATTTGCTGTTGAAGGATTTTCCCAATCTATTGCCGAGGAATTAGCCCCTTTTGGGATATATGTAACCGCCGTTTCCCCCGGATTTTTTAGGACTGATTTTCTTGATCAACGATCTGTTAAACACCTAAATCGCTCGATTAATGACTATGATCAGGTGATGAATGACTATCAAGCATTCATTAACAACCGCTCACATCAACAATTAGGCGACCCTAAAAAACTTGCAGATGTTATTCGCAAGTTGGTGGATGTTAAAAATCCTCCCGTGTCTTTTGTAGCAGGCTCCGATGCAGTTGAGTGGCTTGAAAACACGGTTGCGCAAAAAGAAGCAGAACTTAAAGACTGGAAAACGCTGTCATTAACGACTGATGGGGATTGGTAA